A window of Strix aluco isolate bStrAlu1 chromosome 2, bStrAlu1.hap1, whole genome shotgun sequence contains these coding sequences:
- the ST6GAL2 gene encoding beta-galactoside alpha-2,6-sialyltransferase 2 has product MKPNLKQWKQLMLFGIFAWGLLFLVIFIYFTDSNTAEPVPSSFSYIETKRLLPLQGKQRVIMGAIHDPSFSETIDGNEVLLNEDLLGTFKSGTGSIKKWTDLEDAFRNEDEFFPSQIGRKSKSAFYQVNDDYLFAARQPRSHNRLPEIAKFISAHEDNPKVNILHNNWSHQRRMRRRSTKHRRSQMLDESDDWDGLYSTMSKSFLYKLWKGDVSSKMLNPRLQKAMKDYLSTNKHGVRFKGKRNSKLTGDQLFCELKERVNVKTIDGKEAPFSTLGWEKHVPQIPLGKLYTHGFGSCAVVMSAGAILNSSLGDEIDSHDAVLRFNSAPTRGYEKDVGNKTTMRIINSQILTNPNHHFVDSSLYKDVILVAWDPAPYSANLNVWYKKPDYNLFTPYVQHRRKNPNQPFYILHPKFIWQLWDIIQENTKEKIQPNPPSSGFIGILIMMSMCNEVHVYEYIPSVRQTDLCHYHELYYDAACTLGAYHPLLYEKLLVQRMNKGLQDDLYRKGKVILPGFKAVKCPKRNNFPHL; this is encoded by the exons ATAGCAACACTGCTGAACCAGTTCCAAGTTCCTTTTCTTACATCGAAACTAAGAGGCTTCTGCCCCTTCAGGGCAAACAGAGAGTCATCATGGGAGCCATTCATGATCCATCATTCTCTGAAACCATCGATGGGAATGAGGTCCTTCTTAATGAAGATCTCTTAGGTACATTTAAATCGGGGACTGGCAGTATTAAGAAATGGACTGATTTGGAAGATGCCTTTAGAAATGAAGATGAGTTTTTTCCATCCCAGATAGGAAGAAAATCAAAAAGTGCTTTTTACCAAGTGAATGATGATTATTTATTTGCTGCTCGTCAGCCTCGGTCACACAACCGCCTTCCAGAGATAGCAAAATTCATCTCAGCCCATGAAGATAAtccaaaagtaaatattttacacAACAACTGGAGCCATCAGAGAAGAATGAGGAGAAGGAGTACAAAGCACAGGAGAAGCCAGATGCTTGATGAATCTGATGACTGGGATGGGCTATATTCCACAATGTCAAAATCCTTTCTTTATAAGCTTTGGAAAGGGGATGTCTCTTCCAAGATGCTAAACCCTCGACTACAGAAGGCGATGAAAGATTACTTGAGCACCAATAAGCATGGGGTGCGGTTCAAGGGGAAACGAAACTCCAAGTTGACAGGAGACCAGCTATTCTGTGAGCTAAAAGAAAGGGTGAATGTGAAAACAATAGATGGCAAGGAGGCTCCCTTCTCCACTCTTGGATGGGAAAAGCACGTTCCCCAAATTCCACTGGGCAAATTGTATACACATGGCTTTGGGAGCTGTGCTGTAGTTATGTCTGCTGGTGCTATACTGAACTCCTCTCTAGGGGATGAAATAG ATTCTCACGATGCTGTTCTACGATTTAATTCTGCTCCAACACGTGGCTATGAAAAAGATGTTGGAAATAAAACAACCATGCGGATCATTAACTCTCAG ATTCTCACCAATCCAAACCATCACTTTGTCGACAGCTCGTTGTACAAAGATGTTATTTTAGTAGCCTGGGATCCTGCCCCCTACTCTGCAAATCTGAATGTG TGGTATAAGAAGCCGGACTACAATCTGTTCACTCCCTACGTACAGCACCGCAGGAAGAATCCAAACCAGCCGTTTTACATTCTTCATCCAAAGTTTATATGGCAGCTCTGGGACATCATTCAGGAGAACACTAAAGAGAAGATACAGCCCAACCCTCCTTCTTCAGGTTTTATAG GTATCCTCATCATGATGTCCATGTGTAACGAAGTGCATGTGTATGAATACATCCCTTCAGTCCGACAGACCGACCTATGTCACTACCATGAACTCTACTATGATGCAGCTTGTACGTTAGGGGCCTACCACCCACTGCTCTACGAGAAGCTGTTGGTGCAGAGGATGAACAAAGGTTTGCAGGATGATCTGTATCGGAAGGGGAAAGTCATTTTGCCAGGGTTCAAAGCTGTCAAGTGTCCCAAACGAAATAATTTCCCACACTTGTAG